A part of Mycolicibacterium sp. TUM20985 genomic DNA contains:
- a CDS encoding L,D-transpeptidase, translating into MRGIDSAATTRRRGIWWTTVALLTTAGVVLGVSACGGPTPPPQQPEAIVDKGTPYADLLVPDVRTSVTEGAVGVSVDSPVTVNAATGVLGAVTLVNEQGRAVKGDLSADGVTWRSAEPLGYNRTYTLNAEALGLGGVARSTATFATASPKSLTMPYVLPNDGEVVGVGQPISVRFDENIPDRLAAQRAIAVTTEPPVEGAFYWLSDREVRWRPAQYWKPGTAVNVEVNTYGVDLGQGLFGQEDVSRNFTVGDEVIATADDATKTMTVRVNGAVVRTMPISMGKNSSPTDNGTYIIGDRYSFLVMDSSTYGVPVNSAEGYRTEVNWATQMSYSGIYVHSAPWSVGSQGRANVSHGCLNVNPDNAKWFYDTAKRGDVVQVINTVGPTLPGIDGLGDWNIPWDQWKAGNATVSG; encoded by the coding sequence ATGAGGGGGATCGACTCCGCGGCGACCACCCGGCGCAGGGGCATCTGGTGGACGACGGTGGCATTGTTGACCACCGCAGGCGTGGTCCTCGGCGTGAGCGCGTGCGGCGGTCCGACGCCGCCGCCCCAGCAGCCCGAAGCCATCGTCGACAAGGGCACCCCGTACGCCGACCTCCTCGTCCCCGATGTACGGACGTCGGTCACCGAGGGCGCCGTGGGAGTCTCGGTGGACTCGCCGGTGACGGTCAACGCGGCGACCGGTGTCCTCGGGGCGGTGACCTTGGTCAACGAACAGGGGCGCGCGGTCAAGGGTGACCTGAGCGCTGATGGCGTCACGTGGCGCTCGGCGGAGCCCCTGGGCTACAACCGCACGTACACCTTGAACGCCGAGGCGCTGGGCCTCGGTGGCGTCGCCCGCAGCACAGCGACGTTCGCAACCGCGTCGCCGAAGAGCCTCACCATGCCCTACGTGCTACCCAATGACGGTGAGGTCGTCGGCGTCGGCCAACCCATTTCCGTGCGTTTCGATGAGAACATCCCCGACCGGCTCGCCGCTCAGCGAGCCATCGCCGTCACGACCGAACCTCCCGTGGAGGGCGCCTTCTACTGGCTCAGCGATCGCGAGGTGCGTTGGCGCCCAGCGCAGTACTGGAAGCCCGGAACGGCGGTCAACGTCGAGGTCAACACCTACGGCGTCGACCTGGGCCAAGGATTGTTCGGCCAGGAAGACGTCTCACGCAACTTCACGGTTGGTGACGAGGTCATCGCGACGGCAGACGACGCCACCAAGACGATGACCGTGCGCGTCAACGGCGCGGTGGTCAGAACCATGCCGATCTCCATGGGAAAGAACTCCTCTCCCACCGACAACGGCACGTACATCATCGGCGACCGATACTCGTTCCTCGTCATGGACTCCTCGACCTACGGCGTCCCGGTGAACTCAGCCGAGGGATACCGCACCGAGGTCAACTGGGCCACTCAGATGTCCTACAGTGGGATCTACGTTCACTCCGCACCGTGGTCGGTGGGCAGCCAGGGCCGCGCCAACGTCAGCCATGGCTGCCTCAACGTCAACCCCGACAACGCCAAGTGGTTCTACGACACGGCCAAGCGCGGAGACGTCGTCCAGGTCATCAACACCGTCGGGCCCACGCTGCCCGGCATCGACGGGCTCGGCGATTGGAACATTCCATGGGATCAATGGAAGGCGGGCAACGCTACCGTCAGTGGCTAG